The genomic window TGACAGGGGGCAGTAAATTTTGCTCTAATGATGTCTCAAATGGAAGGTGGTTGCCCTGTTGATTACAATACAATCACAGATCTGTTCCTCCAGGTtcaatttctctttttattgACCCAGTTCCTACAGCTTCTTTTTGAGCAAGGCACATTGATGTTAGCATAGCAGGGGCATATTCTCACTTGTACCACTTGTTCCATCTTTTCTCGTACATTTGCTGTCTTGTTGGTACACTGAAAACTGgccctttttaaattttttagagaAATTTGATAAGGGAAGCAACTGCTTTTCTGTTGGATGTTTTGAAGCCAAATCTACCTGAGCATGCCTTCCTTCAAACTAAGGTGGCTTCTCCTCCTTAAACttactaatatgtttatttCCCTGGACAATATTGCCCTTCTCTAATTTTTAGCATTTTCTGTAGGTTTTGGAGATAAACTTGGTTACGTATCCTAATGTTGCTGATGCTATATTAGCCAATGGTATGTTTAGTCACTATGACCGCCCAAGGATAGCTCAGCTTTGTGAGAAGGCTGGCTTGTATGTGCGAGCCCTTCAGGTAGGATATTCTCAAGAAGTGGGAATGTTAAAGCTGTGGATTTGCTGTAATTTGCAATCTAACTCCATTTATTTTGGCAGCATTATTCGGAGTTGCCTGATATCAAAAGAGTCATTGTCAACACTCATGCCATCGAGCCACAGGTTTGTTGTTTGCTGCCACATTATTTGGTTGCATGATTCACAAACTCCTCCTGAAATGAATTTCTGTTTCCAGGCACTTGTCGAGTTTTTTGGGACCCTTTCAAAAGAGTGGGCATTAGAGTGCATGAAAGATTTATTGCTTGTAAATCTTAGAGGAAATCTTCAAGTTATTGTGCAGGTAATTTTTACCTCGGTTTACATTATGATACTTTCATATATGCATTTGTTTAACAGTCTGGTATTTTCAGGTTGCAAAAGAGTATTCCGAGCAGTTGGGTGTGGATGGATGCATAAAACTTTTCGAGCAATTCAAGTCCTATGAAGGTCTCTACTTCTTCTTAGGGTCATATTTGAGTTCCAGGTATTGATTTTTAAGGAAAATTTGAGGGTTCTTAAGTGGGTAATGGCAACAGCAGGGCAGATATGATGTGTGTGTTTTTGGTTAAACAGTGAAGATCCAGACATACACTTCAAGTATATTGAGGCAGCAGCAAAAACTGGGCAGATTAAAGAAGTTGAGCGTGTAACAAGAGAATCCAACTTCTATGATCCCGAGAAGACCAAGAATTTCTTGATGGAAGCCAAACTTCCAGATGCACGACCACTCATTAATGTTTGCGATCGGTTTAATTTTGTTCCAGACTTGACACACTACTTGTACACGAATAACATGCTTCGATATATCGAAGGTTATGTTCAAAAAGTAAGATCTAATTGATTAACGGCTATTCTTTAGTTTGAAAGCCAGATTTCTGTATGAAATATTGATACTGTCTGCATTTAGAAGATTAAgactattttcttttcgtatggGTTAAATAGGTTAatccgggcaatgctcctcTGGTGGTTGGACAACTGTTGGATGATGAATGTCCTGAAGATTTCATTAAAGGTCTCATTCTTTCAGTCCGTTCCCTTCTTCCAGTTGAACCTCTTGTGGAACAGTGTGAGAAGAGGTGAGTTATTTGTTATCTTCTGTATGCTCTTTTTCTGAAGAAccttttttctttgctttttgtcTAATGCTACTTTCTTTGGGATGTAGGAATCGTCTTCGGTTACTCACGCAGTTCTTGGAGCATCTTGTTAGTGAAGGGAGCCAAGATGTGCATGTTCACAATGCTTTAGGAAAAATCATAATTGACAGTAATAATAATCCGGAGCATTTTCTTACAACAAATCCATATTATGACTCTCGTGTTGTGGGCAAATACTGTGAGAAGCGAGACCCAACTCTTGCGGTTGTTGCATACAGACGAGGACAATGTGACGATGAACTGATTAATGtcacaaataaaaattctctgTTTAAACTGCAAGCCAGGTATGCATTTTATGTTCTTTCAAACTTTGTTAGTTTCACCTGAAGTTCTGGTCTTTTTGTCTTTCTAAAAAGATCCTGATATGAATGTCAATATCTTTCTCTACAGATATGTTGTAGAAAGGATGGATGGTGATCTATGGGAGAAAGTTCTCCAACCTGATAACGAATATAGGAGACAGTTGATTGATCAAGTTGTTTCAACTGCATTGCCTGAAAGCAAGAGCCCAGAACAGGTTTCTGCTGCTGTTAAAGCTTTTATGACTGCTGATCTTCCACATGAATTGATTGAATTACTTGAGAAGATTGTGCTCCAAAATTCTGCATTCAGTGGAAATTTCAATCTGCAGAACCTTCTGATTTTAACTGCTATCAAAGCAGATCCTTCTAGGGTCATGGATTACATTAATAGGTTAGACAACTTTGATGGCCCTGCAGTTGGTGAGGTTGCTGTTGAAGCTCAGTTGTATGAGGAAGCGTTTGCTATCTTTAAGAAATTCAACTTGAATGTGCAAGCTGTTAATGTACTCCTTGACAATATCAGAAGTATAGATCGTGCTGTTGAGTTTGCTGTCCGTGTAGAGGAAGATGCTGTTTGGAGCCAAGTTGCTAAGGCCCAGTTACGGGAAGGGCTAGTGAGTGATGCAATTGAGTCCTTCATTCATGCAGATGATGCAACTCAGTTTTTAGATGTCATTCGAGCTGCTGAGGATGCTAATGTGTATCATGACCTAGTGAAGTATTTACTGATGGTAAGACAAAAGACAAAGGAGCCAAAGGTTGACAGTGAACTTATCTTTGCATACGCAAAGATAGATAGGTTGAGTGACATTGAAGAGTTCATTTTGATGCCCAATGTTGCTAATCTCCAAAATGTTGGTGATCGATTATATGATGATGAACTATATGAAGCTGCTAAGATTATATTTGCCTTCATTTCCAACTGGGCCAAGCTTGCTAGCACACTTGTTAAGCTAAAACAGTTCCAGGGTGCTGTTGATGCTGCTCGTAAAGCAAACAGCTCAAAGACATGGAAGGAGGTCTGTTTTGCTTGTGTTGATGCTGAAGAGTTCCGTTTGGCGCAAATCTGTGGGCTGAACATCATCATACAGGTATTTCATTTACTGAGGCAGTTCTATTCTTTCTGCTATCTAGTGTGTGTTTGGTTTTGCTTGGGAAACCCATTATTTACTTCATGTATGTAATATTTTGGTTAATATTTGGCTTATGGGTCAACTCAACTATGGTTGTCTTGTAAAGTGTACTTAAATAACTAGAGGCTGATCGACTTTGGTCAAGTTGGTTGATTGAGGTTTGGTTAATGAGTCTTATTTTCAAGTATAGGTTCATCCCGGACTATGTCACAATTTGGTAATTTAACTTTAGTTACATTCCATCGTTTTGTGAATTAGTAGCTTGTCCAAATGAAAACTATTGCCATATAAAGGGTGATACAGAGTCTGTGGCAtgcaaatttgtttttatattgtaCTTATTTTGCTTCAAATCAGAAAGCATGTTTCACAAACAATAGCCAACTTTGTTTACAGTTTTGGTATTACTGCATGGTTTGGAGAAGATCTCTCTCTTTTTGCAAAAGCTTGAACTTCTTTACACTAATGTTGTAGGTGGATGACTTGGAAGAGGTCAGTGAATATTACCAGAACAGAGGTTGCTTTAATGAACTAATCTCTCTTATGGAGAGTGGGCTAGGTCTGGAGCGTGCTCATATGGGCATCTTCACAGAGTTGGGAGTCCTGTATGCCAGATATCGGCCAGAGAAGCTTATGGAGCATATCAAACTTTTCTCTACTCGTCTCAACATTCCCAAGCTTATTCGTGTTTGTGATGAACAGCAACACTGGAAGGAACTCACCTATTTGTATATTCAGTATGATGAATTTGATAATGCTGCCACCACAATTATGAACCATTCTCCGGATGCATGGGATCACATGCAGTTCAAAGATGTTGCCGTCAAAGTTGCAAACGTGGAACTTTATTACAAGGCGGTGCATTTTTATTTGTCGGAGCATCCTGATCTTATCAATGATCTTCTTAATGTGCTTGCCCTTCGCGTGGACCATACACGTGTTGTGGACATAATGAGAAAGGTACGCTAATGAAGCTATTGGGGTCCTATTACTCGAGCATCTTCTCACCCtagaaacaaaacatagatATTCTAAGCTTTTATAATGTGGTTGCTTaagtttaattttcttttccgCCTGTTTCAGGCTGGCCACTTGCATCTTGTGAAGCCATATATGGTTGCAGTCCAAAGTAACAATGTGGCTGCTGTCAATGAGGCCTTGAATGAAATCTATATTGAGGAGGAGGACTATGACAGGCTTCGAGAATCTGTTGACATGCATGATAACTTTGATCAGATTGGTCTTGCTCAGAAGGTAAGTAAattgtcttcttttattttatttttttaacaaatacttTTTCGACGT from Dioscorea cayenensis subsp. rotundata cultivar TDr96_F1 chromosome 9, TDr96_F1_v2_PseudoChromosome.rev07_lg8_w22 25.fasta, whole genome shotgun sequence includes these protein-coding regions:
- the LOC120269018 gene encoding clathrin heavy chain 1, with translation MAAANAPIAMRETLTLPSIGINPQFITFTHVTMESEKYICVRETSPANSVVIVDMSMPMQPLRRPITADSALMNPNSRILALKAQLPGTTQDHLQIFNIEAKQKIKSHQMPEQVVFWKWITPKMLGLVTQTSVYHWSIEGESEPVKMFDRTANLTNNQIINYRCDPSEKWLVLIGIASGAPERPQLVKGNMQLFSVDQQRSQALEAHAASFASFKVAGNENPSILICFASKTSNAGQITSKLHVIELGAQPGKPGFTKKQADLFFPPDFADDFPVAMQISQKYGLIYVITKLGLLFVYDMETAAAVYRNRISPDPIFLTAEASSLGGFYAVNRKGQVLLASVNEATLVPFVSGQLNNLELAVNLAKRGNLPGAENLVVQRFQELFSQTKYKEAAELAAESPQGILRTPETVAKFQSVPVQAGQTPPLLQYFGTLLTRGKLNAFESLELSRLVVNQNKKNLLENWLAEDKLECSEELGDLVKTVDNDLALKIYIKARATPKVVAAFAERREFDKILIYSKQVGYTPDYLFLLQTILRTDPQGAVNFALMMSQMEGGCPVDYNTITDLFLQRNLIREATAFLLDVLKPNLPEHAFLQTKVLEINLVTYPNVADAILANGMFSHYDRPRIAQLCEKAGLYVRALQHYSELPDIKRVIVNTHAIEPQALVEFFGTLSKEWALECMKDLLLVNLRGNLQVIVQVAKEYSEQLGVDGCIKLFEQFKSYEGLYFFLGSYLSSSEDPDIHFKYIEAAAKTGQIKEVERVTRESNFYDPEKTKNFLMEAKLPDARPLINVCDRFNFVPDLTHYLYTNNMLRYIEGYVQKVNPGNAPLVVGQLLDDECPEDFIKGLILSVRSLLPVEPLVEQCEKRNRLRLLTQFLEHLVSEGSQDVHVHNALGKIIIDSNNNPEHFLTTNPYYDSRVVGKYCEKRDPTLAVVAYRRGQCDDELINVTNKNSLFKLQARYVVERMDGDLWEKVLQPDNEYRRQLIDQVVSTALPESKSPEQVSAAVKAFMTADLPHELIELLEKIVLQNSAFSGNFNLQNLLILTAIKADPSRVMDYINRLDNFDGPAVGEVAVEAQLYEEAFAIFKKFNLNVQAVNVLLDNIRSIDRAVEFAVRVEEDAVWSQVAKAQLREGLVSDAIESFIHADDATQFLDVIRAAEDANVYHDLVKYLLMVRQKTKEPKVDSELIFAYAKIDRLSDIEEFILMPNVANLQNVGDRLYDDELYEAAKIIFAFISNWAKLASTLVKLKQFQGAVDAARKANSSKTWKEVCFACVDAEEFRLAQICGLNIIIQVDDLEEVSEYYQNRGCFNELISLMESGLGLERAHMGIFTELGVLYARYRPEKLMEHIKLFSTRLNIPKLIRVCDEQQHWKELTYLYIQYDEFDNAATTIMNHSPDAWDHMQFKDVAVKVANVELYYKAVHFYLSEHPDLINDLLNVLALRVDHTRVVDIMRKAGHLHLVKPYMVAVQSNNVAAVNEALNEIYIEEEDYDRLRESVDMHDNFDQIGLAQKIEKHELLEMRRIAAYIYKKAGRWKQSIALSKKDNLYKDAMETCSQSGDRELSEELLVYFIEQGKKECFASCLFICYDLIRPDVALELAWMNNMIDFAFPYLLQFIREYTGKVDDLVKDKLESQNEVKAKEKEEKDLVAQQNMYAQLLPLALPAPPMPGMGGAPGMGGPFTAPPPMGGMGMPPMPPFGMPPMGSY